The segment gtaaatattacaaatcgTACTTGGCAATGTATATTCAAAGGCTAATCTGCATCTCGACTTAAATGCGTTTTACGAAGTATCTTCCACTGTGAGCAGACATTAAGGCATCAACCTGTGCGCTAATTATGACTGGTTTAATCTATATTCCCACGACTTTTTTCCGTTTGGACGTCCTTCTTTTGTTGaacacaaataattttcagcCGATAAAAGCTGCAATTATGTGCCAACTTCCGTATCTTTCTCGTCAGTTATAAATGCGGATCGATTCTTTTCAAACGAATTCATTACGGCGACAATTCTGCAACGGCACTGCAATTTTCAAAAGACGCAGTTTCACGTTTTAGTAAACGATTTAAATTCCTATAATTCCGCATATTTCGTTGATCCGCAATTTGTGTCACTCAAAAATTTCGCGAACAACCTCCACGCAAACCATAACCGAATCTGTAATTTGTTAAGGTTAGTATCGCATCGGTTGCCAGACACCTGTGGTTTCATCTCGGCGATAGTAGTGTGGTTTATTATCTCGGAAGACGGTGACGGCTGGAAATTGATTGTCCTGAATATACTTGAGCGTCGCCCGTAcctgaaacaaaaatttcgtCGTTATCTAGTAGCGTACTGGAAAACGCGCAGCTGAATTTATTGCTTATTTTCTTtcgatacaatttataatattatatataaaaaaaatatatcaactgGCATTACTTGTGAGACGAAATGTGGTTGTTCTACTTCCGGTGATGTTGACAGGTGTTGCAGAATGAATTGATCGGATTGTGCCAACCAGAGATCCACTCCTCGTAAAGGATCATAATTAAACGGACCGATTCTAAGTAATCCAAGACCACAATCGTAAATGTCCAAAACCTATGCATAAAGAaaacaaacatatttaattcgcTCAaagaactaacaataagttagaaataaataaaattttaaataattaataaataaaacttgataGAACacttaattcaataataaaatatatattttatttatttattatatatatatatatatatatatatataatttacgaatATGCGAGCTATGAGCTCTCTCTTTTATCTAGATCATTAGTTCTGCTCAACTATAGAATACTATTGCAAATGCAAACGTTGCGTACACGCACCTGTTGACCCCCGGTCAATTGTCTGGCGCACCGCAGCGCCTGATCCGGGCCTTTGTCGGGGAAAGTCGCGGGAAAGATCTCGCCTGTCTTTACGTTCAGTCCAACACCGTAGATCACCGGCCAATGAATCCCAGCTCTCACAGTGGTATTCAGCTCGCCCACACAGCATAACGTCAGGTCGATCTCCACGGGTTGCTTGTGAAATGCAGCTGGAAGCCGTAATCGATCCCGTTATCATTATAGACAAAAGGCGGTgacataatttcaatttaattttacttattcaACTGTTCGTATCAAAagcttgagaaaaaaaagtttcggttcttctatataatttaatatcattgcTCGAATAAAGTGcgcatattattaatatgttgatcatattaatttttatcagattaaatcttctttcgcgaaatataagataattctACGTATGTATGTTTCCGTTTAGTTTATCTCTTTAATTTATCGCGAGCAAAGCGAGCCAatgatttaattcaatatatttgcGAATGAAATGGAACAGATATATCTATAACCGgttgtatatttatagatgtatGTAGTAATTATGAgccaaagattatttttgataaacaaACTACagtattgagaaaaatttcagattatatatttaaaaattatatttttgcttacaAAGTATAGTGTAGAATAACTCCTCGGAATAATTTCTCGGATCGGAGTAACCGCCGACCAACTGCAATTCTAGCCGGCCTTCGGGATATCCAAGGGTGAGTTCCGTTACCCTTTGGATCATCGCCACCGCAGCATCTTCTGTTCCGGAGCCGTCAAGATGTGCCAGTGCTGCAGCGCCTGAACCTGAAATCCATATATGGCATATATGACATTGAATCTTTTATAACCGTAAAACATGTGCGATTACACTTATAGcgataatattatgatataaaaatacgaaGGAAAAGTatgcttttaaaattaaacataaaatatttatattatgttaataataaatattcgccTGTGAACTAATCCCAAGGCAAGAacagataaattttgtattcattatttttattaattattatcattattattaacatatatatatatatatatatattaacaatttgtttattgctttaaaaaaaatcaattaagaGAAATATCGAGATActcgagataaaaaaaatatcaccgTTTCCACGCTTGTGCGACCGGTCGCTACATCTTTTTTCGCAAAAAACGTACCGATTAAAAGGGAAATTAATTTCCGAGCGTTTAAACATCGCTACCAAGCCGGGTCGCTAATTACGGCGGCGTAGTAATTATTGCGAGCGAGCTGGCGTATCGAGTCTTTCTCGCTGTTTATTGCATCGTTGCACATCGAGCGAACGAAACGGCTAAGAGCACTCGCGTTGTACCATATAATGCACTGAAACGATTCAGCACAGGATGTGTCCGAGAACGCCTTCGAGGATCGATCTCAGCGTGTTCACTAGACGCGATTTATCGCCGTACATCTTGAATGAAGTGGAACGAAGTGAAACGGAAAGAGAGTATTGTAGTTGAAACACACGTGTGTTCTTGCAATGCTTCTCGACACGGATTCTGGGTAATCAAGATACAATAACGTTCAACTCGCGTATGTATATTCTCGTAtgttattgattaatatagtCTATAAACacgtgaataattattttttttaacaatctcTTGTATGACAGTTGCATAAGatattcaatgaaaaaaaaaaaaaaaaaaaaaaaaacttgccaataaaacatttttatattgcgaACTGTTACTTAATTATGTACTTTCGAAGTCGCTTTCTACCTCGACCATTATTCACGCGCAATTTTAAGACGATCGGAGACACCCAGCTTGAATCGCGATGCACTGTCGCCGCAGCAGGAGAAAGCTAAGGAGAACGTACTTGATAGTTCTATCGAGATGTACAGTACAATGTTGATAGGTTTCTTCATAGGAGATGAAATACGTTATAGTAcgcaaaagtaatatttatggAGCTCGGTGTATATGAttcatatttgttataaatgtcaaactgaagaagaagaaacttgttgaagaagagaaataataattcaaatagatttttaatgttCATGAACACGCGTGATTATAATAAGTAACGGACACTTGAGaatgtaatctttttcttatatattgctatatagaattaaaattcttctataactctaattttatattttactttcgtagaataaatttcttgtttttctCTATGTGTGAGATATATTAAGACTTGAAATCATACTATCACGTTTTCAATTATACATTGTTACAttgcttatataattttcctcgtggaaaattatgcaaatagagctcattattttacaaaccgcgcacttatttttttcaaagcttTCCGAACTTGATATCATAGAATTAGCAAGTCATTTAAATGACTTCGTGATATAGATCTGAATCAGCATTTTTCCTCTTCGAGTTCGACAGAACGGATTCTCTTAAATAGTTCATCTTTTCCAAAAAAGTGGCATTTTACGCTTTacgatcattattattatatcgtgAAACGATCGcgcgaatgaaaaataaagcttTTGGACAAAGGGAATAAAAACCGGCATAAAAACTGACATAAAACcagaaaattctgaaatattcacaaaagttatagtttttaataatgacacttttttcaagaattctTGCTCGTTAGTTTTGCGATTAATTCACATAAGGCAGATTGCGATAgcatttctcattttttttctcttctggATACTTCTTCgtctatttcttttctttttctcagaAGTTTTGTGTTGAGATCTTTTATCTCTTTGTTTTTCtagttcaaataaaaaaatttagatacacataatttaataatttcacagATATGTCgcaaaacattaattaattttttagtataaaaaattgatttagtATTAAAG is part of the Anoplolepis gracilipes chromosome 2, ASM4749672v1, whole genome shotgun sequence genome and harbors:
- the Ntan1 gene encoding protein N-terminal asparagine amidohydrolase; the protein is MVLVVGGVVLQEEIPADSRSLYAAHPVYRESAAQLHSIPAKLVGPVGLLYVQQREMAATLPQDKNVNILGSDDMTTCIIVVVRHSGSGAAALAHLDGSGTEDAAVAMIQRVTELTLGYPEGRLELQLVGGYSDPRNYSEELFYTILSAFHKQPVEIDLTLCCVGELNTTVRAGIHWPVIYGVGLNVKTGEIFPATFPDKGPDQALRCARQLTGGQQVLDIYDCGLGLLRIGPFNYDPLRGVDLWLAQSDQFILQHLSTSPEVEQPHFVSQVRATLKYIQDNQFPAVTVFRDNKPHYYRRDETTGVWQPMRY